In a genomic window of Magnolia sinica isolate HGM2019 chromosome 14, MsV1, whole genome shotgun sequence:
- the LOC131225146 gene encoding calmodulin-binding protein 60 B-like isoform X2, whose translation MAMKRRILNREEEEEDGGADIMPRTKRPTLMSVGREVMQLQLMQRLLVPILEPTIRRAVREEVEHAFLRLAPSAPRISINQIQASGARGWYLHFNTRLPHTLFTGSLIPPVEIVLRHADSGETIRSEAFPSIKVQIVVLESDFGQDEQEDWTKEEFDANIVSERTGKRPLLTGELVITLRDGVGYFEKVSFTDNSSWTKSRRFRLGVKVAQSSGIEERIREARSEAFIVKDHRGELYKKHESPSLGDEVWRLKNIGKDGAFRKRLSDNGIETVQQFLRSWVIDADSLRTLLGNGMSNKAWEETVQHARKCVLDNKLYKYYNAGLQVGLLLDSIFQVVALTFDFQSFQYLNELTQHQMLVDTLKQLAYKDQERIVELDALLPVSPLRPLPELQAASDPGSSLILQNPDLITAQEEQAMPFNFVHPTNPPHPQLIIDSPMPKGNEGMQDLQLGQPLPPFQDNSFSIANLLPGPYVNYGNSWSASGSAGTTAAADGQLLGWDYSQKLNLFNGSYQVSGNEMAPSSFLNLSPLNDLGVHMSGNCKVNKGWRKLGAPLKWGVLVRKNVAARRMAGFCS comes from the exons ATGGCAATGAAAAGGAGGATTTTAAacagggaggaggaggaggaggatggagGGGCAGATATCATGCCTCGGACGAAGCGGCCGACGTTGATGAG TGTTGGGAGAGAAGTGATGCAATTGCAGCTGATGCAGAGGCTGCTGGTGCCGATTCTCGAACCTACGATTCGGAGAGCG GTGCGAGAAGAGGTGGAACATGCATTTTTACGCCTGGCACCTTCAGCTCCCAG AATCTCAATCAATCAGATTCAGGCATCTGGAGCCAGAGGCTGGTACTTGCATTTCAACACACGCCTTCCTCATACACTTTTCACAGGCAGTTTAATTCCACCTGTTGAAATAGTTCTACGCCATGCCGATTCCGGAGAGACGATCAGATCTGAAGCTTTTCCATCAATAAAGGTACAGATTGTTGTCCTGGAAAGTGATTTTGGTCAGGACGAACAAGAAGATTGGACTAAGGAGGAGTTTGATGCTAACATTGTATCTGAAAGAACGGGTAAAAGGCCATTGTTGACTGGAGAGCTGGTAATCACACTGCGTGATGGGGTTGGTTACTTTGAAAAAGTATCGTTTACTGATAATTCCAGTTGGACCAAAAGTCGGCGATTCAGGTTGGGCGTTAAAGTTGCGCAGAGCAGTGGCATTGAGGAAAGGATAAGAGAAGCAAGGAGTGAAGCTTTTATAGTAAAAGATCACCGTGGAGAAT TGTACAAGAAGCATGAGTCTCCATCCTTAGGCGATGAGGTGTGGCGTTTGAAAAACATAGGAAAGGATGGCGCTTTCCGTAAAAGGTTGAGTGATAATGGCATTGAAACGGTGCAACAGTTCTTGAGGTCCTGGGTTATCGATGCCGATTCACTACGCACT CTCCTTGGCAATGGGATGTCAAACAAGGCATGGGAAGAAACCGTTCAACATGCTAGGAAGTGTGTTTTGGACAACAAGTTATACAAATACTATAATGCCGGGCTGCAAGTTGGGCTTCTGTTAGATTCCATCTTTCAGGTTGTTGCGTTAACCTTCGATTTCCAGAGTTTCCAGTACCTCAATGAGCTGACCCAACATCAGATG TTGGTGGATACTTTGAAGCAACTGGCATATAAAGACCAGGAAAGGATTGTCGAACTAGATGCACTGCTGCCCGTTAGCCCTTTGAGGCCCTTGCCTGAACTACAAGCTGCCTCCGATCCAGGGTCAAGCCTCATCCTTCAGAATCCTGATTTAATTACAGCACAAG AAGAACAGGCAATGCCATTCAATTTCGTGCATCCCACCAACCCACCACATCCTCAGCTCATCATAGATTCGCCCATGCCCAAAGGCAATGAAGGCATGCAGGATCTTCAACTGGGCCAACCGCTACCTCCATTCCAGGATAACAGTTTCAGCATCGCTAATCTTCTCCCGGGGCCCTATGTGAACTACGGAAACAGCTGGTCAGCAAGTGGGTCGGCAGGGACGACAGCTGCAGCAGATGGACAACTGTTGGGATGGGACTATTCCCAGAAGCTGAATTTGTTCAACGGATCATATCAGGTCTCAGGCAACGAAATGGCCCCTTCTAGTTTTCTTAATCTTAGCCCTTTGAATGATCTCGGCGTCCATATGTCCGGGAATTGTAAAGTCAACAAGGGGTGGCGCAAGCTCGGGGCTCCTCTCAAGTGGGGAGTATTGGTTAGGAAGAATGTGGCTGCTAGAAGAATGGCGGGATTCTGCAGCTAG
- the LOC131225146 gene encoding calmodulin-binding protein 60 B-like isoform X1 codes for MAMKRRILNREEEEEDGGADIMPRTKRPTLMSVGREVMQLQLMQRLLVPILEPTIRRAVREEVEHAFLRLAPSAPRISINQIQASGARGWYLHFNTRLPHTLFTGSLIPPVEIVLRHADSGETIRSEAFPSIKVQIVVLESDFGQDEQEDWTKEEFDANIVSERTGKRPLLTGELVITLRDGVGYFEKVSFTDNSSWTKSRRFRLGVKVAQSSGIEERIREARSEAFIVKDHRGELYKKHESPSLGDEVWRLKNIGKDGAFRKRLSDNGIETVQQFLRSWVIDADSLRTLLGNGMSNKAWEETVQHARKCVLDNKLYKYYNAGLQVGLLLDSIFQVVALTFDFQSFQYLNELTQHQMFLVDTLKQLAYKDQERIVELDALLPVSPLRPLPELQAASDPGSSLILQNPDLITAQEEQAMPFNFVHPTNPPHPQLIIDSPMPKGNEGMQDLQLGQPLPPFQDNSFSIANLLPGPYVNYGNSWSASGSAGTTAAADGQLLGWDYSQKLNLFNGSYQVSGNEMAPSSFLNLSPLNDLGVHMSGNCKVNKGWRKLGAPLKWGVLVRKNVAARRMAGFCS; via the exons ATGGCAATGAAAAGGAGGATTTTAAacagggaggaggaggaggaggatggagGGGCAGATATCATGCCTCGGACGAAGCGGCCGACGTTGATGAG TGTTGGGAGAGAAGTGATGCAATTGCAGCTGATGCAGAGGCTGCTGGTGCCGATTCTCGAACCTACGATTCGGAGAGCG GTGCGAGAAGAGGTGGAACATGCATTTTTACGCCTGGCACCTTCAGCTCCCAG AATCTCAATCAATCAGATTCAGGCATCTGGAGCCAGAGGCTGGTACTTGCATTTCAACACACGCCTTCCTCATACACTTTTCACAGGCAGTTTAATTCCACCTGTTGAAATAGTTCTACGCCATGCCGATTCCGGAGAGACGATCAGATCTGAAGCTTTTCCATCAATAAAGGTACAGATTGTTGTCCTGGAAAGTGATTTTGGTCAGGACGAACAAGAAGATTGGACTAAGGAGGAGTTTGATGCTAACATTGTATCTGAAAGAACGGGTAAAAGGCCATTGTTGACTGGAGAGCTGGTAATCACACTGCGTGATGGGGTTGGTTACTTTGAAAAAGTATCGTTTACTGATAATTCCAGTTGGACCAAAAGTCGGCGATTCAGGTTGGGCGTTAAAGTTGCGCAGAGCAGTGGCATTGAGGAAAGGATAAGAGAAGCAAGGAGTGAAGCTTTTATAGTAAAAGATCACCGTGGAGAAT TGTACAAGAAGCATGAGTCTCCATCCTTAGGCGATGAGGTGTGGCGTTTGAAAAACATAGGAAAGGATGGCGCTTTCCGTAAAAGGTTGAGTGATAATGGCATTGAAACGGTGCAACAGTTCTTGAGGTCCTGGGTTATCGATGCCGATTCACTACGCACT CTCCTTGGCAATGGGATGTCAAACAAGGCATGGGAAGAAACCGTTCAACATGCTAGGAAGTGTGTTTTGGACAACAAGTTATACAAATACTATAATGCCGGGCTGCAAGTTGGGCTTCTGTTAGATTCCATCTTTCAGGTTGTTGCGTTAACCTTCGATTTCCAGAGTTTCCAGTACCTCAATGAGCTGACCCAACATCAGATG TTCTTGGTGGATACTTTGAAGCAACTGGCATATAAAGACCAGGAAAGGATTGTCGAACTAGATGCACTGCTGCCCGTTAGCCCTTTGAGGCCCTTGCCTGAACTACAAGCTGCCTCCGATCCAGGGTCAAGCCTCATCCTTCAGAATCCTGATTTAATTACAGCACAAG AAGAACAGGCAATGCCATTCAATTTCGTGCATCCCACCAACCCACCACATCCTCAGCTCATCATAGATTCGCCCATGCCCAAAGGCAATGAAGGCATGCAGGATCTTCAACTGGGCCAACCGCTACCTCCATTCCAGGATAACAGTTTCAGCATCGCTAATCTTCTCCCGGGGCCCTATGTGAACTACGGAAACAGCTGGTCAGCAAGTGGGTCGGCAGGGACGACAGCTGCAGCAGATGGACAACTGTTGGGATGGGACTATTCCCAGAAGCTGAATTTGTTCAACGGATCATATCAGGTCTCAGGCAACGAAATGGCCCCTTCTAGTTTTCTTAATCTTAGCCCTTTGAATGATCTCGGCGTCCATATGTCCGGGAATTGTAAAGTCAACAAGGGGTGGCGCAAGCTCGGGGCTCCTCTCAAGTGGGGAGTATTGGTTAGGAAGAATGTGGCTGCTAGAAGAATGGCGGGATTCTGCAGCTAG